A window from Treponema sp. J25 encodes these proteins:
- a CDS encoding glycoside hydrolase family 5 protein, whose protein sequence is MMMYIHKPLWVSVTLGSLLLLISCAATGSPISGGEGELPIPQIGPALSEPEQMDMNRSALAYVSALHIGWNLGNSLDAYTNGVASETAWGNPRTTPQLFKGVAQAGFDVVRIPVTWLGHIGSASSGYKIDEAWLRRVAEVVGYARDAGLKVIINIHHDGADSQHWLSIREASASEAKRIQITRQLVAVWTQIASYFKNHGDYLLFETMNEIHDGGWGWGDNRKDNGKQYAILNEWNQAVVEAIRSTGGNNRYRYIVIPGYVTNPDLTVEHLRLPRDPTPGKLIVTVHFYDPADFAIFATVSQWGAGARSLGNTSWAQEAHVKNTFAKLKVTFIDSGVPVYLGEYGAVRQKETEAFRSYYMEYVTLAARTYGILPIYWDNGATGVGKEQFGIIDRQTGSIQPYAKDMVQRIVKASRWHGEPSYTLELLEKQAPTP, encoded by the coding sequence ATGATGATGTATATTCACAAACCGCTATGGGTAAGCGTAACGTTAGGTTCCTTGTTGCTCCTTATTTCTTGTGCGGCTACCGGTAGCCCTATTTCCGGAGGCGAAGGGGAACTTCCCATTCCTCAGATAGGTCCTGCCCTTTCTGAACCAGAGCAGATGGATATGAATCGTTCTGCCCTGGCATATGTTTCAGCCCTTCATATAGGCTGGAATCTGGGGAATAGCCTGGATGCTTATACCAATGGGGTTGCCTCCGAAACTGCCTGGGGGAATCCCCGGACTACACCTCAACTGTTTAAAGGGGTTGCTCAGGCAGGTTTTGATGTGGTTCGGATCCCCGTAACCTGGCTTGGTCACATTGGTTCTGCCAGTTCGGGGTATAAAATCGATGAGGCCTGGTTGCGCCGGGTAGCGGAAGTAGTGGGCTATGCCCGGGATGCGGGTTTAAAAGTGATTATTAATATTCATCACGATGGGGCCGATAGTCAGCACTGGCTCAGTATCCGAGAAGCTTCCGCTTCAGAGGCAAAGCGAATCCAAATCACTCGCCAACTTGTAGCAGTGTGGACCCAGATTGCCAGTTATTTTAAGAATCATGGGGACTACCTCCTCTTTGAGACGATGAATGAAATTCATGACGGTGGATGGGGGTGGGGGGATAATCGCAAAGACAATGGAAAACAGTATGCCATTTTGAACGAGTGGAACCAGGCGGTGGTAGAAGCAATTCGAAGTACCGGCGGAAATAATAGGTATCGGTATATTGTTATTCCCGGCTATGTTACTAACCCCGATTTAACCGTGGAACATCTGCGGTTACCCCGGGATCCAACGCCGGGAAAACTTATTGTGACGGTTCACTTTTATGATCCTGCGGATTTTGCTATCTTTGCTACCGTTTCCCAATGGGGAGCCGGAGCTCGTTCTCTTGGAAATACTTCGTGGGCCCAGGAAGCTCACGTGAAAAATACCTTTGCAAAACTTAAGGTTACCTTTATTGATTCGGGGGTTCCCGTATATCTTGGCGAATATGGGGCGGTTAGACAAAAGGAAACAGAAGCTTTTCGTTCATATTATATGGAATATGTTACGTTGGCTGCCCGAACGTATGGAATACTTCCTATTTACTGGGATAATGGGGCCACGGGGGTCGGGAAAGAGCAGTTTGGAATTATTGATCGACAAACAGGAAGTATTCAGCCCTATGCAAAAGATATGGTGCAACGGATAGTCAAAGCCAGTCGCTGGCATGGAGAGCCCTCTTATACCCTGGAACTCCTGGAAAAACAGGCCCCTACCCCGTAG
- a CDS encoding glycoside hydrolase family 95 protein, whose amino-acid sequence MKKLHFSLPARDWNEALPIGNGRLGAMVFGGIARDRIQLNEESIWSGCWRNRNNPSAFDNLEYLRRLVEKGQFHDAETISLEAFSGIPPSQRVYQTAGDLVIDFGPPLAEGPYAMWGEPQPASVQAYRRELDLETATVRTMVRLGERLSCRGAPPGSQATTRTTVRLGEGEYGREYFVSAPEDVLVIRLWASQEGALSFRAFLDRGVFVDRMAAEGSDTIALYHGEEIAFAVKVRAYAPGARVYTRGAFLVVEGATEALLLVDIRTSFRSQDYGALCDRSLRQGLAMGYSVLYANHVKDYQSYWNRASLSLNGSEHRDLAIPAEWKSGEPLPRIQSGPAENPLSHKEAAREEPPSGSRVEDSPEQGSPLHAVKGKPLHAGASGGDTSPAIDLTHLVLTLWDFGRYLLISSSRPGTLPATLQGLWNPFMDPPWGSKYTININTEMNYWPACMVGLAECETPLFDLLHRAHPHGAETARTMYRCRGIVAHSYMDLWGDTAPQDHWLPGTSWVLGFAWLATHIIEHYRYTLDREFLARHFFILKDACLFFVDYLVEAPAPFLNPGAPEPADRTKPPLIVHPSLSPENRFRHPLSGEVGSLCAGCTMDSQILRHLFEGTLEALDLLGSDASRMAPLSERGEPPENGEREETSMAGQDTKTRGAEGLSSFRQSLEEVLQRLPPTMLHSNGTIREWNEEYEEVEPGHRHISHLYGLFPGHEIHPLRTPELAEGARKTLERRLSYGGGHTSWSRAWIINFYASLFDGAAAYEHLVAFMEKSLYPNLFSAHPPFQIDGNFGVLAGITRMLMQSELRRDGSVGLYLLPALPAAWPNGSIRGLRAQGALEVDLTWQEGRVQHLVLYRRPKGSIPSEGFPGRKDSQPLQVHLYEGNQFRTTLSLEKELVVRW is encoded by the coding sequence ATGAAGAAACTACACTTTTCCCTTCCCGCCCGGGACTGGAACGAAGCCTTGCCTATCGGGAATGGCCGCCTCGGAGCCATGGTGTTTGGGGGTATCGCCCGGGATCGGATTCAGCTCAATGAAGAGTCCATCTGGTCTGGCTGTTGGCGGAATCGGAACAACCCATCTGCATTCGACAACCTTGAGTATCTGCGTCGCCTTGTAGAAAAAGGCCAATTCCATGACGCTGAAACGATAAGCCTCGAGGCCTTTTCCGGCATTCCTCCGAGCCAACGGGTGTATCAGACCGCGGGGGACCTGGTCATTGATTTTGGGCCTCCCCTGGCGGAGGGCCCCTATGCTATGTGGGGGGAACCCCAGCCCGCATCAGTACAGGCCTACCGCAGAGAACTGGATCTGGAAACCGCCACGGTCCGAACAATGGTCCGGCTAGGAGAACGTTTAAGCTGCCGGGGGGCGCCCCCTGGCAGCCAGGCCACCACCCGAACGACGGTCCGGCTGGGAGAAGGGGAATATGGCCGGGAGTATTTTGTTTCGGCCCCAGAGGATGTTCTGGTAATCCGCCTGTGGGCCAGTCAGGAAGGGGCCCTTTCGTTCCGGGCTTTTCTGGATCGGGGGGTCTTTGTCGATCGAATGGCTGCCGAAGGTTCTGATACCATTGCCCTGTATCATGGCGAAGAAATTGCCTTCGCCGTCAAAGTTCGGGCCTATGCGCCGGGGGCACGGGTGTATACCCGCGGAGCCTTTCTGGTGGTGGAAGGGGCCACGGAAGCCCTGCTCCTTGTGGATATTCGGACCTCTTTTCGTTCTCAGGATTATGGGGCCCTCTGTGATAGGTCCCTACGGCAGGGACTTGCCATGGGGTATTCCGTCCTGTATGCAAACCATGTGAAGGACTATCAATCCTACTGGAATCGGGCATCCCTTTCGCTCAACGGCAGTGAACACAGGGACCTCGCGATCCCTGCCGAATGGAAAAGTGGCGAGCCCCTTCCCCGTATCCAGTCTGGGCCAGCCGAAAATCCCTTGTCACATAAAGAAGCTGCGCGAGAGGAACCCCCTTCTGGGTCCCGGGTTGAGGACTCCCCAGAACAAGGATCCCCCCTGCATGCGGTAAAAGGGAAACCGCTGCACGCCGGGGCTTCTGGCGGAGATACAAGCCCTGCTATTGATCTGACCCACCTTGTCCTTACCCTCTGGGACTTTGGGCGCTACCTTCTCATTAGTTCCAGTCGCCCGGGGACACTTCCCGCAACGCTCCAGGGGCTGTGGAACCCCTTTATGGATCCTCCCTGGGGGTCAAAGTACACCATCAATATCAATACCGAAATGAATTACTGGCCCGCATGTATGGTGGGTCTTGCGGAGTGTGAAACACCTCTCTTTGATCTGTTGCATCGGGCCCATCCCCATGGGGCAGAGACAGCCCGTACCATGTACCGTTGCCGGGGAATTGTGGCCCATAGCTATATGGATCTATGGGGCGATACGGCGCCCCAGGATCATTGGCTCCCTGGCACAAGTTGGGTTCTGGGCTTTGCCTGGCTTGCAACCCATATCATCGAACACTATCGGTATACCCTGGACAGGGAATTCCTGGCCCGACATTTTTTCATTTTGAAGGATGCTTGCCTTTTTTTTGTGGATTACCTTGTGGAGGCGCCGGCGCCTTTTTTAAACCCTGGGGCCCCCGAGCCTGCCGATCGTACAAAACCTCCCCTCATTGTGCATCCTTCCCTTTCGCCGGAAAATCGTTTCCGCCATCCCCTCTCCGGGGAAGTGGGCTCCCTCTGTGCGGGTTGTACCATGGATAGCCAGATTCTCCGGCATCTTTTTGAAGGAACCCTGGAGGCTTTGGACCTGTTGGGAAGCGATGCCTCGAGAATGGCTCCCCTTTCAGAACGGGGGGAGCCCCCCGAAAACGGCGAACGGGAAGAAACCTCGATGGCCGGGCAAGATACAAAAACAAGGGGAGCGGAGGGCCTCTCCAGTTTTCGCCAAAGCCTGGAAGAGGTGCTTCAGCGACTTCCACCGACGATGCTCCATTCCAATGGAACCATTCGGGAATGGAACGAAGAATACGAAGAGGTTGAACCCGGCCATCGGCATATCTCTCACCTCTATGGGCTGTTCCCGGGCCATGAGATTCATCCCCTGAGGACGCCCGAACTGGCGGAGGGGGCCCGGAAAACCCTGGAGCGGCGCCTTTCCTATGGGGGTGGTCACACCAGTTGGAGCCGGGCCTGGATCATCAACTTTTATGCCTCCCTGTTTGATGGAGCGGCGGCCTACGAGCATCTGGTGGCCTTTATGGAGAAATCCCTGTACCCCAACCTTTTTTCTGCCCATCCACCTTTTCAGATCGATGGCAATTTTGGGGTTCTGGCAGGCATTACCCGCATGCTGATGCAGAGTGAACTCCGCCGGGATGGTTCGGTGGGCCTGTATCTGTTACCGGCCCTGCCTGCTGCCTGGCCGAATGGTTCCATCCGGGGCCTGCGCGCCCAGGGCGCCCTGGAAGTGGATCTTACCTGGCAGGAAGGAAGGGTGCAACACCTGGTGCTGTACCGTCGGCCAAAAGGATCGATCCCTTCAGAGGGATTCCCGGGGAGAAAAGATTCTCAGCCCCTCCAGGTTCATCTATACGAAGGTAACCAGTTCCGTACCACCCTATCCTTAGAAAAGGAACTGGTTGTGCGGTGGTAA
- a CDS encoding ABC transporter substrate-binding protein — MNVVRKMLFVLLATAVTLSGFAEGQKDQKAATSSKTTAGTKTPITFTFFTVDATEDMPFTDPVAKKITELTGVTLKVDRPVAGDQQAIPLMIASGQYPDLIYAKGDLTLLIEAGAVIPLDDLIAKRGKYIKELYGDQIVRLRNSVKDPHIYTVGTYGVKNGIWDTDGCMQIQHAVLKELGYPKIETLDDYANALRAYMKKYPTINGQKTIGLSLLIDTWQWYIDLSNPGNYVIGFPDDGQWIVDQKTLDAQYKFLHPEMYRYYKWLNQLYHEGLLDPESFTQKEDVWKAKIASGRVLGIAYPRWGYGDARTSLIQQGMPERTYAYLPIVADKKYKSPMLKDYGFSGGWGIAISKSCKDPERAFEFLDWYCSEEAQILVNWGLKDVNYVIQNGKRVVPEKEQKWADTDPDYSKKTGVGRWVYPFPQRGTAYIDSTGNYITRTSPETIIKNYLPVEKETLAAYGKKMWIDFFPKPEELGISRHGQVWQYALPPETNAKVAEADEYIKNALVRIIMGKPEDFDKSWAKIVSDLKAMGIEEANKVVSRLIKEKVEMWSKKP, encoded by the coding sequence ATGAACGTGGTACGAAAAATGCTGTTCGTACTTCTGGCCACAGCAGTGACCCTCTCTGGTTTTGCAGAGGGACAGAAAGACCAAAAAGCCGCCACCAGTAGTAAAACGACGGCGGGGACCAAGACTCCCATTACCTTTACCTTCTTTACGGTGGATGCGACCGAGGACATGCCCTTTACGGATCCGGTGGCAAAGAAAATCACCGAGCTTACCGGCGTTACCCTGAAGGTAGATCGACCGGTGGCGGGGGACCAGCAGGCGATTCCCCTCATGATTGCCAGCGGTCAGTACCCCGACCTGATCTACGCAAAGGGAGACCTAACCCTTTTGATCGAGGCCGGTGCGGTGATCCCCCTGGACGATCTTATCGCTAAACGGGGCAAGTACATCAAGGAACTCTACGGGGATCAGATTGTGCGGCTCCGCAACTCCGTAAAGGATCCCCACATTTACACGGTGGGAACCTACGGCGTGAAGAATGGTATCTGGGACACCGATGGGTGTATGCAGATTCAACATGCGGTACTAAAAGAACTGGGCTATCCCAAGATCGAAACCCTGGACGATTATGCCAATGCCCTGCGGGCTTACATGAAGAAGTACCCCACCATCAACGGGCAGAAGACCATCGGCCTATCCCTGCTTATCGACACCTGGCAGTGGTACATCGATCTTTCCAATCCGGGTAACTATGTGATTGGCTTCCCCGATGACGGTCAGTGGATCGTGGACCAGAAAACCCTGGATGCCCAGTACAAGTTCCTTCACCCCGAAATGTACCGGTACTATAAGTGGCTCAACCAGCTCTATCACGAAGGTCTGTTGGATCCCGAATCCTTTACCCAGAAAGAGGATGTCTGGAAGGCCAAGATCGCGAGCGGTCGGGTCTTAGGGATTGCCTATCCCCGTTGGGGATATGGAGATGCCCGGACATCCCTTATTCAACAGGGGATGCCCGAGCGGACCTATGCGTACCTTCCCATCGTGGCAGACAAGAAGTATAAGTCCCCGATGCTCAAGGATTACGGATTCTCTGGTGGCTGGGGTATTGCTATTTCCAAGTCCTGTAAGGACCCGGAACGGGCCTTTGAATTCCTCGATTGGTACTGCTCCGAAGAAGCCCAGATTCTCGTCAACTGGGGACTTAAGGATGTGAACTATGTGATCCAGAACGGCAAACGGGTGGTTCCCGAAAAAGAACAGAAGTGGGCCGATACGGACCCGGACTACTCCAAGAAGACCGGCGTGGGTCGTTGGGTCTATCCCTTCCCGCAGCGGGGGACCGCATATATCGACTCCACCGGAAACTACATTACCCGTACCAGCCCGGAGACCATTATAAAGAACTACCTCCCCGTTGAAAAAGAGACCCTTGCGGCCTATGGCAAGAAGATGTGGATTGATTTCTTCCCCAAACCGGAAGAACTGGGGATATCCCGTCATGGGCAGGTCTGGCAGTATGCCTTACCGCCAGAGACCAACGCCAAAGTGGCCGAGGCAGATGAATACATAAAGAATGCCCTGGTTCGCATCATCATGGGTAAGCCGGAAGACTTTGATAAATCCTGGGCAAAAATCGTAAGCGATCTTAAAGCCATGGGTATCGAAGAGGCTAACAAGGTAGTGTCCCGGCTTATCAAAGAAAAAGTGGAGATGTGGAGTAAAAAACCATAA
- a CDS encoding carbohydrate ABC transporter permease has protein sequence MLERRLISHRRVYFSLFDVVLNVFMFFVVVITLYPFLNILAKSLNDPIDTVKGGITIFPRVFTLDNYRVLFEGGSRLPRAFQVSVLRTVIGALLGVLSCAMFAYPLSRDDFVFKKSFSTLLVITMYVSGGLIPGYLLIRSLGLINSFWVYIIPGLINAFNVIVIRSYIDTIPPSLQESARIDGANDITIFFKIILPLCTPVLATIGLFIAVGQWNSWFDTYLYARGNENLTTLQYELMKVLDSAQTSSRVDIYSESIKMARKNPEAIKMAITMVATLPIVLVYPFLQRYFVTGITLGAIKE, from the coding sequence ATGCTAGAACGACGATTAATCAGCCATCGAAGGGTCTATTTTTCCCTTTTTGATGTGGTTTTGAATGTTTTTATGTTCTTTGTGGTGGTTATCACCCTGTATCCCTTTCTCAATATCCTCGCAAAGTCATTGAACGATCCCATCGATACCGTAAAGGGGGGAATTACCATCTTTCCCCGGGTGTTTACGCTGGATAATTACCGGGTGCTTTTTGAAGGGGGGAGCCGCCTTCCCCGGGCCTTTCAGGTATCGGTACTCCGGACGGTTATTGGAGCCCTTCTCGGCGTGTTAAGCTGCGCCATGTTTGCCTATCCCTTAAGCCGGGATGATTTTGTCTTTAAAAAGAGTTTCTCCACCCTCCTGGTCATCACCATGTATGTGAGTGGTGGACTCATTCCCGGCTATCTCTTAATCCGCAGTCTGGGGCTTATCAACAGTTTTTGGGTGTATATCATCCCGGGCCTCATCAACGCCTTTAATGTGATTGTGATCCGTTCCTACATCGATACGATTCCGCCATCCCTGCAGGAATCGGCCCGGATCGATGGGGCCAATGATATCACCATCTTCTTTAAGATCATCCTCCCCCTGTGTACCCCCGTTCTTGCAACGATTGGTCTTTTCATTGCCGTGGGGCAATGGAACAGTTGGTTCGACACGTACCTCTACGCCCGGGGAAACGAAAACCTTACCACCCTGCAGTACGAACTCATGAAAGTGTTAGATAGTGCCCAGACTTCAAGCCGGGTAGATATCTACTCCGAATCGATCAAAATGGCGCGAAAAAATCCCGAGGCCATCAAGATGGCCATCACCATGGTGGCAACCCTGCCTATCGTCTTGGTGTACCCATTTCTCCAGCGCTACTTTGTCACCGGAATCACCCTGGGGGCCATTAAGGAATAA
- a CDS encoding ABC transporter permease subunit produces MKTATSTAPRRNAFLQKLWHQRFLLALSVPFVIWLIIFCYIPLVGWVIAFQDYKPHLGFFNQEWVGLKHFEALFKAPMFYQALWNTLGMSVLLLVFGFTSSIGFALLLNELTSLKFKKFVQTVSYLPHFVSWVIVASIITSMLSLSGPINEWLVDWGILKKPFDFMTQPDLFWWIVVFADMWKETGWNAIIYLAAMSAIDPQLYEAALVDGANRLQRIWYITLPGIRYTVITLLILSIGNIINIGFERQYLLGNAVVAPKALVLDKYALDFGIGLFRYSYGTAIGIFKSGVSIVMLVIANQLAHRFGERKIF; encoded by the coding sequence ATGAAGACAGCAACCTCAACAGCGCCCCGGCGGAATGCTTTCCTCCAAAAACTCTGGCACCAGCGCTTCTTACTTGCCCTGTCGGTGCCCTTTGTGATCTGGCTTATCATCTTTTGTTACATTCCCCTGGTAGGCTGGGTCATTGCATTTCAGGACTACAAACCCCACCTGGGCTTCTTTAATCAAGAGTGGGTTGGGCTAAAACATTTTGAAGCCCTTTTTAAGGCCCCCATGTTTTATCAGGCCCTGTGGAACACCCTGGGGATGAGTGTCCTGCTCCTGGTGTTTGGTTTTACCTCTTCTATCGGGTTTGCCCTTCTTCTTAACGAACTTACCAGCTTGAAATTCAAAAAATTCGTGCAGACCGTTTCTTATCTACCCCACTTCGTTTCCTGGGTTATCGTGGCCAGCATCATCACCTCTATGCTTTCCTTAAGCGGGCCTATCAACGAATGGCTTGTGGATTGGGGGATCCTGAAAAAACCCTTTGATTTTATGACCCAGCCGGATCTCTTCTGGTGGATCGTGGTTTTTGCGGATATGTGGAAGGAAACGGGGTGGAACGCCATCATTTACCTGGCCGCCATGAGCGCCATCGATCCCCAACTGTACGAGGCCGCCCTGGTCGACGGAGCCAACCGCCTCCAGCGAATCTGGTACATCACCCTCCCCGGGATCCGGTATACGGTGATTACCCTTCTCATCCTGAGCATCGGAAATATCATCAACATCGGTTTTGAGCGGCAATACTTGTTAGGGAATGCCGTGGTAGCCCCAAAGGCGTTGGTTCTGGATAAGTATGCCCTGGATTTTGGGATTGGCCTATTCCGTTACTCCTATGGAACGGCCATTGGAATTTTTAAATCCGGGGTAAGCATTGTGATGCTGGTCATTGCGAATCAACTGGCCCATCGCTTTGGGGAACGGAAGATTTTTTAG
- a CDS encoding response regulator: MYQVLICDDEEVVRSGLKTIIDWQVLGWEICGEAANGITALELIRTLKPDLVLLDIKMPGLSGIDILRATASEANRPRFLILTGYADFEFARDAVNLGAVGFMVKPIDEEELAERIKDITVLIAKEKEISQQLAVVTQLAQKDLYSQILSGNLEPERYQQYRSDPSFDRDFQVALISAELCGYGDRLRFLEKALQDYFSFLKHETLIQDNMVVMIFFDERQEVILRYMEQFHRRLNYHEKRKDSGLHIGAFASLGEGHHGLAGLETSYKEAKALYSRLFFEMDIPCLTLKKAPPLTGNFNSLAFSASELLSFVEIYDTPKIDKFFVRLRDALYTSLLHQMDVKKFCITFLMELRSLVFTRHPEKELSFNPASDVINVIIGSRYLDEVLDALHAYVNGLADILVSEVPANNILKIIQYVRNNYNKDLKLETLGQIFNCNSAYLGKRFKEQTGESFNSYLDRLRIEAAKKLLKTTDLKIYQISEMVGYSSVDYFFTKFRKYEHMTPRMYRAKY; this comes from the coding sequence ATGTACCAAGTGCTTATTTGCGATGATGAAGAGGTGGTTCGGTCAGGATTAAAAACGATTATCGATTGGCAGGTCCTTGGATGGGAAATCTGTGGAGAAGCGGCCAACGGGATCACCGCCCTTGAACTTATTCGAACCCTAAAACCCGATCTGGTACTCCTGGATATCAAGATGCCCGGTCTCAGTGGCATCGATATTCTCAGGGCAACCGCATCGGAGGCGAACCGTCCCCGTTTTCTTATCTTAACGGGGTATGCGGATTTCGAGTTTGCCCGGGATGCGGTTAATTTAGGAGCCGTAGGCTTCATGGTAAAACCCATAGACGAAGAAGAATTAGCAGAACGGATAAAGGATATCACGGTCCTTATTGCAAAAGAAAAGGAAATCTCTCAGCAGCTCGCCGTGGTCACCCAACTCGCCCAAAAGGACCTGTACAGTCAGATCCTTTCGGGCAATCTTGAACCAGAACGGTATCAGCAGTACCGCAGCGATCCCTCTTTTGACCGGGATTTCCAGGTGGCCCTTATATCCGCAGAACTCTGTGGCTACGGAGACAGGCTCCGCTTTTTAGAAAAGGCTTTGCAAGACTATTTCTCTTTTTTAAAACACGAAACCCTCATTCAGGACAATATGGTGGTGATGATATTTTTCGATGAACGGCAAGAGGTTATCCTTCGCTACATGGAACAATTTCACCGACGACTGAATTACCATGAAAAACGAAAAGATTCGGGGCTCCACATCGGCGCCTTTGCCAGTCTGGGAGAGGGGCACCACGGCCTAGCAGGGCTAGAAACTTCATACAAAGAGGCAAAGGCCCTCTACAGCCGGCTTTTTTTTGAAATGGACATCCCCTGCCTTACCCTGAAAAAGGCACCACCCCTGACCGGCAACTTTAATTCCCTCGCCTTTTCAGCAAGCGAACTCCTTTCCTTTGTGGAGATTTACGACACCCCGAAGATCGATAAGTTTTTCGTTCGATTACGGGATGCCCTCTACACTTCTCTTCTCCACCAGATGGATGTAAAAAAGTTCTGTATTACCTTTCTCATGGAATTACGGAGCCTCGTATTTACCCGCCATCCAGAGAAGGAACTTTCTTTTAACCCCGCTTCCGATGTCATTAACGTGATTATTGGGAGCCGCTACCTTGACGAAGTACTCGATGCCCTGCATGCGTACGTAAATGGCCTCGCGGATATTCTGGTAAGTGAAGTTCCGGCAAACAACATCCTCAAAATTATCCAGTATGTACGCAACAACTACAATAAGGACCTCAAACTCGAAACCCTGGGTCAGATCTTTAACTGTAACAGTGCCTACCTTGGTAAGCGCTTTAAGGAACAGACCGGTGAATCCTTTAATTCCTACCTGGACCGACTCCGCATCGAGGCGGCCAAAAAACTCCTTAAGACAACGGACCTCAAGATATACCAGATTTCGGAGATGGTCGGTTACTCCAGCGTGGACTATTTCTTTACCAAGTTTCGAAAATACGAACACATGACCCCCCGCATGTATCGGGCAAAGTACTAG
- a CDS encoding sensor histidine kinase, whose protein sequence is MGPSKKIATITEEFLNNLTIDKKLLVLYGFSFLLPMFIIVTMLTLFLYNNFLEKDLQQAEGNVLRLEKSLSMALEKIVDLSDRFYANDRIHQAVLREYHSVVEVFEEYTQLSFLDDFLRLHPEVACIRLFVENQALLNNSYFIQTTDSIRNREWYRRATLLNGRIMWGWEEDVISRNRYIFLFRLIRKPLTGQCIGVLSIGVSPDYLYRLFEADFFSLYLAMDNRIVWNKDSALYGKTPEWLSKDFFRKDEIVRKLKVEIGKTKYAVITKTFSPKRGAVNDFQLIYTIPMQDILRPTVTMILFSLLILSAGLVFSISFIVLFSKYFWHRITLIREELNRVVQKDFAILPSIGGKDELAEIHNDIFLTIQNIKELIQEVYVRKIEQGQLLSQQREIQFKMLVNQINPHFLYNTLETIRMKALANQDREVAYTVKLLGKILRRSLDFSEKPVTLLSELELVSSYLEIQRIRFGNRVHYDIVTLCDAQHILILPFLLQPIVENAFTHGLESKIEGGFIYITTSCEKGLLTIQVKDNGKGMSKERLWEIREQLQKPKEGRCTSIGLLNVQQRIHLYYGDAYGITIDSTEEEGTTVTIVLPLPTKEP, encoded by the coding sequence ATGGGACCCTCTAAAAAAATCGCTACTATTACAGAAGAATTCCTCAATAATTTGACTATCGATAAAAAACTCCTCGTATTGTATGGATTTAGTTTTCTTCTTCCCATGTTCATTATTGTGACCATGCTTACCCTCTTTTTGTATAACAATTTTCTGGAGAAGGATCTTCAGCAAGCGGAGGGAAACGTACTACGGCTCGAAAAAAGTCTGAGCATGGCCCTCGAAAAGATCGTCGATCTTTCGGATCGATTTTACGCTAACGATCGGATTCACCAGGCAGTCCTGAGGGAATACCATTCGGTAGTCGAAGTCTTTGAAGAATACACCCAACTCTCCTTTCTGGATGATTTTTTACGGCTCCATCCCGAAGTGGCCTGCATCCGTCTTTTTGTGGAGAACCAGGCCCTCCTTAATAACTCCTACTTTATCCAAACCACCGATAGCATCCGAAATCGAGAATGGTACCGCCGAGCTACCCTCCTAAATGGCCGGATCATGTGGGGATGGGAAGAGGATGTTATTTCCCGAAACAGGTATATTTTTCTCTTTCGCCTTATCCGCAAACCCCTGACTGGCCAATGTATTGGGGTCCTTTCTATCGGGGTTTCGCCGGACTATCTCTATCGGCTGTTTGAAGCAGACTTCTTCTCTCTGTACCTTGCCATGGACAACCGGATCGTCTGGAACAAGGATAGCGCCCTGTACGGGAAAACACCCGAATGGCTCTCTAAGGATTTTTTCAGGAAAGACGAAATAGTAAGAAAACTGAAGGTGGAAATAGGCAAAACCAAGTATGCGGTTATTACGAAAACCTTTTCTCCCAAACGGGGGGCGGTAAATGATTTTCAACTCATCTATACCATTCCCATGCAGGACATTCTCCGCCCCACGGTAACGATGATTCTCTTCTCCCTCCTCATCCTCAGTGCGGGGCTCGTATTTTCCATATCCTTCATTGTGCTTTTTTCAAAATATTTCTGGCACCGTATTACCCTTATTCGGGAAGAATTGAATCGGGTGGTCCAAAAGGACTTTGCTATCCTTCCTTCAATTGGAGGGAAAGACGAACTTGCGGAAATTCACAATGACATTTTCCTTACCATTCAAAATATAAAAGAACTTATTCAGGAAGTATACGTCCGAAAGATTGAACAGGGGCAGCTCCTTTCGCAGCAACGGGAAATCCAGTTTAAGATGCTGGTAAACCAGATTAATCCCCATTTCCTGTACAACACTCTGGAAACCATCCGAATGAAAGCCCTGGCAAACCAGGACAGGGAGGTAGCCTACACGGTAAAACTTTTGGGAAAAATCCTGCGGCGCAGTCTTGACTTCTCAGAGAAACCGGTTACTCTTTTATCTGAATTGGAACTCGTCAGTTCCTACCTTGAAATCCAGCGGATCCGTTTTGGGAATAGGGTACATTACGACATCGTAACCCTCTGCGATGCCCAGCATATCCTTATCCTCCCCTTCTTACTCCAGCCAATCGTGGAAAATGCCTTCACCCATGGCTTGGAATCAAAAATCGAAGGGGGCTTCATTTACATTACCACCAGTTGCGAAAAGGGCCTGCTTACCATACAGGTCAAGGATAATGGTAAAGGGATGAGCAAGGAACGTCTTTGGGAAATCCGGGAGCAACTCCAAAAACCCAAAGAGGGCCGCTGTACTTCCATAGGTCTTTTAAACGTGCAACAGCGCATTCACCTGTATTACGGAGACGCTTATGGTATTACCATCGATTCAACAGAAGAAGAGGGCACTACTGTGACGATAGTGCTTCCCCTTCCAACTAAAGAACCATAA